From a single Bufo bufo chromosome 9, aBufBuf1.1, whole genome shotgun sequence genomic region:
- the LOC120979868 gene encoding glutamic acid-rich protein-like produces MQGSNRDRRNKVKKVRVKKGRNRVKTGSNREKKRRKRVKKGRNRVKTGRNREKKGRKKVKKGRNRVKKGRNRVKTGRNREKKGRNREKGSNRVKKGIKSEEGKKQSEDRKKQRKEGKEQSKEGKEQSKEGKKQSEEGNKQSKEGKKQSEEGKKQSEEGKKQSEEGKKQSEEGKEQRKEQSEEGKEQSEERKEQSEDRKEQREEEKEQSEEGKEQSEEGKEQSEEWKKLSEEWKKQSEEGKKQSEKGKEKTEEGKEQTEDKKEQSETGRNRMKNERNKVKKAKNTNGRNRVKKGRNRVKKDRNRGKKDRNRGKKGRNRGKKDRNGGKKDRKRGKKDRNRVKNGRNRVKKGRNRVKKGRNRVKKGRKRLKKGRKRLKKGRNRLKTKRNRVKTGRNRLKNERNKVKKAKNTVKT; encoded by the exons ATGCAAGGATCAAACAGAGACAGAAGGAACAAAGTGAAAAAGGTAAGAGTAAAGAAGGGAAGAAACAGAGTGAAGACAGGTAGCAacagagagaagaagagaagaaaGAGAGTTAAGAAGGGAAGAAACAGAGTGAAGACAGGTAGGAACAGAGAGAAGAAGGGAAGGAAAAAAGTGAAGAAGGGAAGAAACAGAGTGAAGAAGGGAAGAAACAGAGTGAAGACAGGTAGGAACAGAGAGAAGAAGGGAAGGAACAGAGAGAAGGGAAGCAACAGAGTAAAGAAGGGAATAAAGAGTGAAGAAGGGAAGAAACAGAGTGAAGACAGGAAGAAACAGAGAAAAGAAGGGAAGGAACAGAGTAAAGAAGGGAAGGAACAGAGTAAAGAAGGGAAGAAACAGAGTGAAGAAGGGAATAAACAGAGTAAAGAAGGGAAGAAACAGAGTGAAGAAGGGAAGAAACAGAGTGAAGAAGGAAAGAAACAGAGTGAAGAAGGAAAGAAACAGAGTGAAGAAGGGAAGGAACAGA GGAAGGAACAGAGTGAAGAAGGGAAGGAGCAAAGTGAAGAAAGGAAGGAACAGAGTGAAGACAGGAAGGAacagagagaagaagagaaggAACAGagtgaagaaggaaaggaacagagtgaagaaggaaaggaacagaGTGAAGAATGGAAGAAACTGAGTGAAGAATGGAAGAAACAGAGTGAAGAAGGGAAGAAACAGAGTGAAAAAGGGAAGGAAAAGACTGAAGAAGGGAAGGAACAGACTGAAGACAAAAAGGAACAGAGTGAAACAGGAAGGAACAGAATGAAGAATGAAAGGAATAAGGTGAAGAAGGCGAAGAACACA AATGGAAGGAACAGAGTGAAGAAGGGAAGGAACAGAGTGAAGAAGGATAGAAACAGAGGCAAGAAGGATAGAAATAGAGGCAAGAAGGGTAGAAACAGAGGCAAGAAGGATAGAAACGGAGGCAAGAAGGATAGAAAAAGAGGCAAGAAGGATAGAAACAGAGTGAAGAATGGAAGAAACAGAGTGAAGAAGGGAAGAAACAGAGTGAAGAAGGGAAGAAACAGAGTGAAGAAGGGAAGGAAAAGACTGAAGAAGGGAAGGAAAAGACTGAAGAAGGGAAGGAACAGACTGAAGACAAAAAGGAACAGAGTGAAGACAGGAAGGAACAGATTGAAGAATGAAAGGAATAAGGTGAAGAAGGCGAAGAACACAGTAAAGACATGA